In one window of Drosophila mauritiana strain mau12 chromosome X, ASM438214v1, whole genome shotgun sequence DNA:
- the LOC117148943 gene encoding uncharacterized protein LOC117148943 codes for MFLAVNQSLQNTSKKKRKRRTAEDDPQEDSGEGTPPVRPLEPSASSDQLVGGNGATCRACKCPGRQSLTLVYIYLGALTLILASLSIVFYTHTQDTESLSQVEDNYPSKSFRVQFQAELMRSEEELRRLVNRIIEEEQELVGSTTASSTTQSRDPLKNERKFTDNLISHTPRPTGKRMRRDIASSAPASMHADPLIEFFNPNHRKVLEEQDTEIRKRTGQKGAAPGGDEWIYLNTYCRVPEKIITGFCKGTQDYCPPAPQGPTGEVGPKGPPGNPGLPGIPGPKGNRGDVGLPGAPGVDGVGHLGPAGPRGPKGDAGVTGRAGLDGRDGVPGEPGLDGVPGRAGADGKNGLPGRDGKDGLHGKDGKDGLSITGPKGAQGPPGERGLKGIAGPRGRPGKPGTNGIPGVPGINAWKLQYPNGSSSNDLLIPPSITDIQVPDFQRTVIVEEGRSLNLSCTATGTPTPQVEWRREDGRTINVNGVEMASISGQFLRFTNITRHQMAAYTCFANNGIAPVANATYLVEVQFAPMISVYRQMIYAEYQSSATLECLVEAFPEAIRYWERAYDGKILDPSDKYGIESYPEGFKTTMRLTISNLRKDDFGYYHCVARNELNATMVNFEIAPQDPNSETPYVGNNMKVYGQRPPESECPVCDQCPDPSLYQCKDSILNNFEIQATGNLSYPGLPKRPKTCYLYAVGKPVFHKVVNEKFGSWLRDPSPDSDREKTFVTNENDPYNLFEFTTRIQYRMNSIPRRKYEIQEGFHGNAHVVFNGSFYYQQRNSDLVVKLDLSSLKKITTQLPYAGVAAANRLYTTDYNYMDFNVDEVGLWVIYSTYNSNNTLVAKLDAETLKMQYNFNITLDHHQFGEMFIVCGNLYAIDSGTDKNTQIRYVVDLYKGKLLNTNLPFSNPFSHTTTVGYNPLTVELYSWDKGNALTYPIRYNEQRLISDNS; via the exons ATGTTTCTGGCAGTTAACCAGAGTCTACAGAATACCAGCAAGAAGAAGCGCAAGCGGCGGACGGCCGAAGATGATCCGCAGGAGGATTCTGGGGAAGGGACCCCACCAGTTCGGCCCCTGGAACCCAGTGCGTCCAGTGACCAGCTGGTCGGAGGTAATGGAGCCACCTGCCGGGCGTGTAAGTGCCCGGGCCGGCAGTCCTTGACCCTGGTGTACATCTACCTGGGCGCCCTCACCCTCATCCTGGCCAGCCTCTCAATCGTCTTCTACACGCACACCCAGGACACCGAGTCCTTGTCACAGGTGGAAGATAACTATCCGTCGAAGTCGTTCCGGGTACAATTCCAGGCGGAGTTAATGCGCTCGGAAGAGGAATTAAGGAGACTGGTCAACAGGATaatcgaggaggagcaggaatTGGTTGGCAG TACCACCGCGAGTAGCACCACCCAATCGAGGGATCCTCTGAAGAATGAACGCAAGTTCACAGACAATTTGATTAGCCACACACCGCGTCCCACAGGGAAACGAATGCGCCGGGACATCGCCTCCTCCGCTCCGGCATCCATGCATG CTGATCCCCTGATCGAGTTTTTCAATCCGAACCATCGCAAGGTTCTGGAGGAGCAAGACACCGAGATACGTAAGCGCACGGGTCAAAAGGGCGCCGCTCCCGGCGGAGATGAGTGGATCTATCTGAATACTTATTGCCGGGTACCGGAGAAGATAATCACAGGATTCTGTAAGGGCACCCAGGACTATTGTCCGCCGGCACCACAAGGACCAACCGGAGAAGTGGGACCAAAGGGACCACCAGGAAACCCGGGTCTACCGGGCATTCCGGGTCCAAAGGGAAATCGCGGTGATGTGGGATTACCGGGAGCCCCCGGAGTGGATGGTGTTGGTCATTTGGGTCCCGCCGGACCTCGCGGTCCTAAGGGAGATGCCGGGGTCACAGGAAGAGCGGGCTTGGATGGACGTGATGGAGTGCCCGGGGAGCCGGGACTCGATGGCGTACCGGGTCGCGCTGGTGCTGATGGAAAGAATGGCCTGCCTGGACGCGATGGCAAGGATGGGCTCCACGGCAAGGATGGCAAAGATGGTCTGTCCATCACGGGACCCAAGGGTGCGCAGGGACCACCAGGCGAACGAGGGCTCAAGG GCATTGCGGGTCCACGTGGTCGTCCTGGCAAGCCGGGCACCAATGGCATACCCGGAGTGCCCGGCATCAATGCCTGGAAGCTGCAATATCCCAATGGCAGCTCCTCCAACGATCTGCTCATACCGCCTTCTATAACAG ATATTCAAGTGCCGGATTTCCAACGCACGGTGATTGTGGAGGAGGGAAGATCCCTGAATTTGAGCTGCACCGCCACGGGAACTCCCACACCGCAGGTGGAATGGCGACGTGAGGATGGTCGCACCATTAACGTCAATGGCGTAGAGA TGGCCTCCATCAGCGGACAGTTCCTGAGGTTCACCAATATCACCCGACATCAGATGGCGGCCTACACCTGTTTTGCCAACAATGGCATCGCTCCCGTGGCAAATGCCACCTACCTCGTGGAAGTGCAAT TTGCTCCCATGATATCGGTGTACCGCCAAATGATCTACGCGGAGTACCAGAGCAGTGCCACACTCGAGTGTTTGGTGGAGGCATTTCCCGAAGCAATTAGGTATTGGGAACGGGCCTACGACGGCAAGATCCTCGATCCCAGCGACAAGTACGGCATTGAATCGTACCCAGAGGG TTTCAAGACAACCATGCGCTTGACCATCAGCAATCTGCGCAAGGATGACTTTGGGTACTATCATTGTGTGGCCCGAAATGAACTAAATGCCACGATGGTCAACTTTGAAATAGCAC CCCAAGATCCGAACAGTGAGACCCCGTATGTGGGAAATAACATGAAGGTATATGGCCAAAGACCGCCGGAGAGCGAGTGTCCCGTTTGCGATCAGTGTCCAGATCCCAG CTTGTACCAGTGCAAGGACTCCATactgaataactttgaaaTCCAGGCCACAGGCAATCTCAGCTATCCGGGATTACCCAAGCGACCAAAGA CTTGCTATCTGTATGCGGTAGGCAAGCCCGTTTTCCACAAGGTGGTCAATGAAAAGTTCGGCTCCTGGCTTAGAGATCCATCTCCGGACAGTGATCGTGAGAAGACGTTTGTCACCAACGAAAACGATCCGTACAATCTGTTCGAGTTCACCACTCGCATTCAGTACCGAATGAATAGCATCCCCCGGAGGAAATACGAGATTCAAGAAGGCTTTCAT gGCAATGCACATGTGGTCTTTAACGGTTCATTTTACTATCAACAAAGAAACTCGGATCTGGTGGTCAAGCTGGACTTATCCAGTCTCAAAAAGATAA CCACACAATTGCCATATGCTGGAGTGGCTGCTGCGAATAGGCTTTATACCACGGACTACAACTACATGGACTTCAATGTGGATGAAGTGGGCCTGTGGGTGATCTATAGCACCTACAACTCCAACAATACGCTGGTGGCCAAG TTGGATGCGGAGACGTTGAAGATGCAGTACAACTTCAACATCACCCTGGACCATCATCAGTTTGGTGAGATGTTCATCGTGTGTGGCAATCTGTATGCCATCGATTCGGGAACGGACAAGAACACCCAGATTCGCTATGTGGTGGACTTGTACAAGGGCAAGCTGCTCAACACGAATCTGCCATTCTCGAATCCCTTTAGCCATACCACCACCGTGGGCTACAATCCCCTGACTGTG GAACTCTACTCCTGGGACAAGGGCAACGCACTCACATATCCCATACGCTACAATGAGCAGCGTTTAATCTCCGACAATAGTTAG
- the LOC117148135 gene encoding axonemal 84 kDa protein isoform X2: MRIEMEKEKLKKLEEARQRKKLEMEQAKHRQQQEVAENRQRRSQLKDSMLFFDAVRTAIEAIKDGERHERDWEKFMRCNGLPNAASPSDLRKYIHQWHTDIAKRHLESRNWLLRTDERTLLTQDAQVPDLTRISLRQQQGRLGDVYAHRIKEVLGILNELDEMLPFKQKSALIAADLVKLKTEMRVFLKQHLDEFTYKTMSHIERDMESLNPKARIGEQSSHNEIDFPTIEMQISLPPTVYLQSSALRGLWLNYDHFSDYCSSYCLKHARSANANILRQTKREWRKRKEILQAMLDDCGREIPLSELEQLTQDQHSASSQPPRERTYDVDKLYAEYEDELSKAHRRAIGPEAYGMLETDVNLRKYRIIGGVYCIDFLETPQQDKQLNARSFIRTITSANSLVHKEYYQTYKPPPPVLPGVRRLPEEIEAEMRMIEAALDKLALVTLQLPDSVIWFEPPVACRWETNVETLEMELADGMKPEGKKPHGEGDGEADGTGAVSGTAAATTATPTEATPLSTHAQPSPLKSSPRCPARMRSQKSDMGGESRQQVLREINDFDLRAIPSDVDLYGLVKDFVVPRLPQGFCVRLEQSTPVRSTGLRQRKVMFLARQAHIRLGQVKDMADDQLEIPKELQRLQLNSKPGLGAEFLDTEEPAEMFPPLCFDKLLKFRQLAPRSRAPAHLQGYLFSQLIEDMDRLWRLQLPRDQQEELIQQISEQLSPTGSRTSETGEKEPRELENDGDLAENMQPLSQELVDVLQPAAAAAAFAYYTGISFVRDSQLPAEPEPEASAKRSNSMDSSEDDDDDVDSLVELLEGASTAANTLHDLLGPATHSDNSDSESKQKMSNVAAITQGKWSTRDVHDTKFNEDKLSIQFRTGRLGIFGFALNKYSNMPYQTWDLRPDMKNPGTIIFSFTASLISLDMTITKSGYTVNNFQGGSTQGITDMIGKTLSLAELKATLILSAVDIFPDEDAFCYTEGSCEKNYVMEMHCYACLSTLAQSHNFSWSRWNLLAGSRTAVLLVRELIEGKKVPYYSTLLVTPLKTSIIDCTEVSASFNAVGIPGMEYYADLYQLSQAHAQPGSLEKQRTMNPVLRDNVAKILMAIRPLSLC, translated from the exons ATGCGGATTGAAATGGAGAAGGAAAA ACTCAAGAAGCTTGAGGAGGCGCGTCAGCGCAAGAAACTGGAAATGGAGCAGGCGAAGCATCGCCAGCAACAGGAGGTGGCGGAGAACCGCCAGAGGAGGTCCCAGCTCAAGGACAGCATGCTCTTCTTCGACGCCGTGCGAACGGCCATCGAAGCCATCAAGGATGGGGAGCGGCACGAGCGGGACTGGGAGAAGTTTATGCGCTGCAACGGACTGCCGAATGCTGCCAGTCCCAGTGACTTGAGGAAGTACATCCACCAGTGGCACACGGACATAGCCAAGCGGCATCTGGAGTCCCGGAACTGGCTACTCCGCACCGATGAGCGCACACTGCTGACCCAGGATGCCCAGGTGCCGGATCTCACGAGGATTTCACTGCGCCAACAGCAGGGCCGATTGGGCGATGTCTACGCCCATAGGATTAAGGAGGTTTTGGGG ATCCTTAACGAGCTGGACGAAATGCTGCCGTTCAAGCAGAAATCCGCACTTATTGCCGCCGATCTTGTGAAGCTCAAGACCGAAATGCGGGTGTTTCTCAAGCAGCATCTGGACGAGTTCACCTACAAGACCATGTCGCATATCGAGAGGGATATGGA ATCTCTTAACCCGAAAGCGCGAATTGGAGAACAGTCGTCTCACAACGAGATCGATTTTCCCACCATCGAAATGCAAATCTCTCTTCCGCCCACGGTTTATTTGCAGAGTTCAGCTCTACGAGGACTCTGGTTGAACTACGATCACTTTAGTGACTACTGCAGTAGTTACTGCTTAAAACATGCCCGATCAGCAAATGCCA ATATCCTGCGGCAAACGAAGCGGGAATGGCGCAAGCGAAAGGAGATTCTGCAGGCGATGCTGGACGACTGTGGCCGGGAGATTCCGCTCTCGGAGCTGGAGCAGCTCACCCAGGACCAGCACTCGGCCAGCTCGCAGCCGCCGAGGGAACGCACCTACGACGTGGACAAACTGTACGCGGAGTACGAGGACGAGCTGAGCAAAGCCCATCGCAGGGCCATTGGACCGGAGGCCTACGGAATGCTGGAGACGGACGTGAATCTGCGCAAGTACCGCATCATTGGCGGTGTCTACTGCATCGACTTTCTCGAAACTCCgcagcaggataagcagctaAATGCCAGATCCTTCATTCGCACCA TCACTTCGGCCAACAGCTTGGTGCACAAGGAGTACTACCAGACGTACAAGCCACCACCTCCCGTTTTGCCCGGAGTGCGCCGATTGCCCGAGGAGATTGAAGCCGAGATGCGAATGATTGAAGCGGCATTGGACAAATTGGCACTGGTTACCTTGCA ATTGCCGGACTCGGTGATTTGGTTCGAGCCACCTGTGGCCTGTCGCTGGGAAACCAATGTGGAGACCCTGGAAATGGAGCTAGCCGATGGCATGAAGCCGGAGGGTAAGAAACCACACGGCGAGGGAGATGGCGAGGCGGACGGCACGGGTGCGGTGAGTGGAACGGCAGCTGCCAccacagccacgcccaccgagGCCACACCCCTCTCCACCCACGCCCAGCCCAGCCCCCTGAAGAGCTCACCCCGCTGTCCGGCCCGCATGCGTTCCCAGAAATCGGACATGGGCGGGGAATCCCGGCAGCAGGTGCTTCGTGAAATCAACGACTTTGATCTGCGTGCCATACCCAGCGATGTGGACTTGTACGGGCTGGTCAAGGACTTTGTGGTGCCACGTTTGCCTCAGGGATTCTGCGTTCGCCTGGAGCAATCGACGCCGGTCAGGTCCACGGGCTTGAGGCAACGAAAGGTGATGTTCCTGGCTCGACAGGCCCACATCCGATTGGGCCAGGTCAAGGATATGGCAGACGATCAACTGGAGATACCCAAGGAACTGCAAAGGCTGCAGCTCAACTCTAAACCGGGCCTGGGTGCTGAGTTTCTGGACACTGAGGAGCCGGCAGAGATGTTCCCACCACTGTGTTTCGATAAGCTTCTGAAGTTCCGGCAACTGGCACCACGCTCCCGGGCACCAGCCCACCTCCAGGGCTACCTATTTTCCCAGCTAATTGAGGACATGGATCGATTGTGGCGTCTGCAGCTGCCCAGGGATCAGCAGGAGGAGCTCATCCAGCAGATATCCGAGCAGCTGTCGCCCACTGGTTCGCGAACGAGTGAGACAG GTGAGAAGGAGCCCCGGGAGTTGGAAAACGATGGAGATCTGGCTGAGAATATGCAACCACTTAGCCAggagctggtggatgtgctgCAACCggccgcagcagccgccgccTTTGCCTACTATACGGGTATATCCTTTGTCCGGGACTCACAACTTCCGGCGGAACCGGAACCAGAGGCCTCAGCCAAACGCTCCAACAGCATGGACAGCAgcgaggacgacgacgacgatgtgGACAGCCTGGTGGAGCTGCTCGAAGGAGCCTCCACGGCGGCCAACACTTTGCACGACCTGCTGGGTCCGGCGACGCACAGCGACAACAGCGACAGCGAAAG CAAACAGAAGATGAGCAATGTGGCTGCCATCACGCAGGGCAAGTGGAGCACCCGCGATGTCCACGATACCAAGTTCAATGAGGACAAGCTATCCATACAGTTTCGAACAGGCAGATTGG GTATTTTCGGATTTGCTTTGAATAAGTACAGCAATATGCCATATCAAACTTGGGACCTGCGACCTGATATGAAGAA TCCCGGCACCATCATCTTCAGTTTTACTGCCTCTCTCATAAGTCTGGACATGACGATAACTAAATCAGGCTATACGGTGAATAATTTCCAGGGTGGCAGTACGCAGGGCATCACCGATATGATTGGGAAAACACTATCACTAGCGGAACTGAAGGCCACCCTGATTTTGTCCGCCGTGGATATTTTCCCGGACGAGGATGCCTTCTGCTACACGGAGGGATCCTGCGAGAAGAACTACGTGATGGAGATGCACTGCTATGCCTGTCTGTCCACCTTGGCTCAGTCGCACAACTTTAGTTGGTCACGTTGGAACCTTCTGGCAGGTTCCCGGACTGCTGTTCTGCTGGTCCGCGAGCTAATCGAGGGCAAAAAGGTGCCATACTACTCCACTCTATTGGTGACCCCACTAAAGACTTCGATAATCGATTGCACGGAGGTATCGGCCAGTTTCAATGCCGTGGGTATACCGGGAATGGAGTATTACGCGGATCTATATCAACTATCGCAGGCTCATGCTCAGCCTGGGAGTCTGGAGAAACAGAGGACCATGAATCCCGTGCTCAGGGACAATGTGGCCAAGATCCTGATGGCCATTCGACCGCTGAGTCTATGTTGA
- the LOC117148135 gene encoding axonemal 84 kDa protein isoform X1, whose translation MRIEMEKEKLKKLEEARQRKKLEMEQAKHRQQQEVAENRQRRSQLKDSMLFFDAVRTAIEAIKDGERHERDWEKFMRCNGLPNAASPSDLRKYIHQWHTDIAKRHLESRNWLLRTDERTLLTQDAQVPDLTRISLRQQQGRLGDVYAHRIKEVLGILNELDEMLPFKQKSALIAADLVKLKTEMRVFLKQHLDEFTYKTMSHIERDMEIDRPGVSKHIYSSDVFQSFVWTFSKDAQISLNPKARIGEQSSHNEIDFPTIEMQISLPPTVYLQSSALRGLWLNYDHFSDYCSSYCLKHARSANANILRQTKREWRKRKEILQAMLDDCGREIPLSELEQLTQDQHSASSQPPRERTYDVDKLYAEYEDELSKAHRRAIGPEAYGMLETDVNLRKYRIIGGVYCIDFLETPQQDKQLNARSFIRTITSANSLVHKEYYQTYKPPPPVLPGVRRLPEEIEAEMRMIEAALDKLALVTLQLPDSVIWFEPPVACRWETNVETLEMELADGMKPEGKKPHGEGDGEADGTGAVSGTAAATTATPTEATPLSTHAQPSPLKSSPRCPARMRSQKSDMGGESRQQVLREINDFDLRAIPSDVDLYGLVKDFVVPRLPQGFCVRLEQSTPVRSTGLRQRKVMFLARQAHIRLGQVKDMADDQLEIPKELQRLQLNSKPGLGAEFLDTEEPAEMFPPLCFDKLLKFRQLAPRSRAPAHLQGYLFSQLIEDMDRLWRLQLPRDQQEELIQQISEQLSPTGSRTSETGEKEPRELENDGDLAENMQPLSQELVDVLQPAAAAAAFAYYTGISFVRDSQLPAEPEPEASAKRSNSMDSSEDDDDDVDSLVELLEGASTAANTLHDLLGPATHSDNSDSESKQKMSNVAAITQGKWSTRDVHDTKFNEDKLSIQFRTGRLGIFGFALNKYSNMPYQTWDLRPDMKNPGTIIFSFTASLISLDMTITKSGYTVNNFQGGSTQGITDMIGKTLSLAELKATLILSAVDIFPDEDAFCYTEGSCEKNYVMEMHCYACLSTLAQSHNFSWSRWNLLAGSRTAVLLVRELIEGKKVPYYSTLLVTPLKTSIIDCTEVSASFNAVGIPGMEYYADLYQLSQAHAQPGSLEKQRTMNPVLRDNVAKILMAIRPLSLC comes from the exons ATGCGGATTGAAATGGAGAAGGAAAA ACTCAAGAAGCTTGAGGAGGCGCGTCAGCGCAAGAAACTGGAAATGGAGCAGGCGAAGCATCGCCAGCAACAGGAGGTGGCGGAGAACCGCCAGAGGAGGTCCCAGCTCAAGGACAGCATGCTCTTCTTCGACGCCGTGCGAACGGCCATCGAAGCCATCAAGGATGGGGAGCGGCACGAGCGGGACTGGGAGAAGTTTATGCGCTGCAACGGACTGCCGAATGCTGCCAGTCCCAGTGACTTGAGGAAGTACATCCACCAGTGGCACACGGACATAGCCAAGCGGCATCTGGAGTCCCGGAACTGGCTACTCCGCACCGATGAGCGCACACTGCTGACCCAGGATGCCCAGGTGCCGGATCTCACGAGGATTTCACTGCGCCAACAGCAGGGCCGATTGGGCGATGTCTACGCCCATAGGATTAAGGAGGTTTTGGGG ATCCTTAACGAGCTGGACGAAATGCTGCCGTTCAAGCAGAAATCCGCACTTATTGCCGCCGATCTTGTGAAGCTCAAGACCGAAATGCGGGTGTTTCTCAAGCAGCATCTGGACGAGTTCACCTACAAGACCATGTCGCATATCGAGAGGGATATGGA GATCGATAGACCTGGTGTGTCAAAGCACATTTACAGCTCGGATGTATTTCAGAGTTTCGTTTGGACCTTTTCGAAGGATGCTCAAAT ATCTCTTAACCCGAAAGCGCGAATTGGAGAACAGTCGTCTCACAACGAGATCGATTTTCCCACCATCGAAATGCAAATCTCTCTTCCGCCCACGGTTTATTTGCAGAGTTCAGCTCTACGAGGACTCTGGTTGAACTACGATCACTTTAGTGACTACTGCAGTAGTTACTGCTTAAAACATGCCCGATCAGCAAATGCCA ATATCCTGCGGCAAACGAAGCGGGAATGGCGCAAGCGAAAGGAGATTCTGCAGGCGATGCTGGACGACTGTGGCCGGGAGATTCCGCTCTCGGAGCTGGAGCAGCTCACCCAGGACCAGCACTCGGCCAGCTCGCAGCCGCCGAGGGAACGCACCTACGACGTGGACAAACTGTACGCGGAGTACGAGGACGAGCTGAGCAAAGCCCATCGCAGGGCCATTGGACCGGAGGCCTACGGAATGCTGGAGACGGACGTGAATCTGCGCAAGTACCGCATCATTGGCGGTGTCTACTGCATCGACTTTCTCGAAACTCCgcagcaggataagcagctaAATGCCAGATCCTTCATTCGCACCA TCACTTCGGCCAACAGCTTGGTGCACAAGGAGTACTACCAGACGTACAAGCCACCACCTCCCGTTTTGCCCGGAGTGCGCCGATTGCCCGAGGAGATTGAAGCCGAGATGCGAATGATTGAAGCGGCATTGGACAAATTGGCACTGGTTACCTTGCA ATTGCCGGACTCGGTGATTTGGTTCGAGCCACCTGTGGCCTGTCGCTGGGAAACCAATGTGGAGACCCTGGAAATGGAGCTAGCCGATGGCATGAAGCCGGAGGGTAAGAAACCACACGGCGAGGGAGATGGCGAGGCGGACGGCACGGGTGCGGTGAGTGGAACGGCAGCTGCCAccacagccacgcccaccgagGCCACACCCCTCTCCACCCACGCCCAGCCCAGCCCCCTGAAGAGCTCACCCCGCTGTCCGGCCCGCATGCGTTCCCAGAAATCGGACATGGGCGGGGAATCCCGGCAGCAGGTGCTTCGTGAAATCAACGACTTTGATCTGCGTGCCATACCCAGCGATGTGGACTTGTACGGGCTGGTCAAGGACTTTGTGGTGCCACGTTTGCCTCAGGGATTCTGCGTTCGCCTGGAGCAATCGACGCCGGTCAGGTCCACGGGCTTGAGGCAACGAAAGGTGATGTTCCTGGCTCGACAGGCCCACATCCGATTGGGCCAGGTCAAGGATATGGCAGACGATCAACTGGAGATACCCAAGGAACTGCAAAGGCTGCAGCTCAACTCTAAACCGGGCCTGGGTGCTGAGTTTCTGGACACTGAGGAGCCGGCAGAGATGTTCCCACCACTGTGTTTCGATAAGCTTCTGAAGTTCCGGCAACTGGCACCACGCTCCCGGGCACCAGCCCACCTCCAGGGCTACCTATTTTCCCAGCTAATTGAGGACATGGATCGATTGTGGCGTCTGCAGCTGCCCAGGGATCAGCAGGAGGAGCTCATCCAGCAGATATCCGAGCAGCTGTCGCCCACTGGTTCGCGAACGAGTGAGACAG GTGAGAAGGAGCCCCGGGAGTTGGAAAACGATGGAGATCTGGCTGAGAATATGCAACCACTTAGCCAggagctggtggatgtgctgCAACCggccgcagcagccgccgccTTTGCCTACTATACGGGTATATCCTTTGTCCGGGACTCACAACTTCCGGCGGAACCGGAACCAGAGGCCTCAGCCAAACGCTCCAACAGCATGGACAGCAgcgaggacgacgacgacgatgtgGACAGCCTGGTGGAGCTGCTCGAAGGAGCCTCCACGGCGGCCAACACTTTGCACGACCTGCTGGGTCCGGCGACGCACAGCGACAACAGCGACAGCGAAAG CAAACAGAAGATGAGCAATGTGGCTGCCATCACGCAGGGCAAGTGGAGCACCCGCGATGTCCACGATACCAAGTTCAATGAGGACAAGCTATCCATACAGTTTCGAACAGGCAGATTGG GTATTTTCGGATTTGCTTTGAATAAGTACAGCAATATGCCATATCAAACTTGGGACCTGCGACCTGATATGAAGAA TCCCGGCACCATCATCTTCAGTTTTACTGCCTCTCTCATAAGTCTGGACATGACGATAACTAAATCAGGCTATACGGTGAATAATTTCCAGGGTGGCAGTACGCAGGGCATCACCGATATGATTGGGAAAACACTATCACTAGCGGAACTGAAGGCCACCCTGATTTTGTCCGCCGTGGATATTTTCCCGGACGAGGATGCCTTCTGCTACACGGAGGGATCCTGCGAGAAGAACTACGTGATGGAGATGCACTGCTATGCCTGTCTGTCCACCTTGGCTCAGTCGCACAACTTTAGTTGGTCACGTTGGAACCTTCTGGCAGGTTCCCGGACTGCTGTTCTGCTGGTCCGCGAGCTAATCGAGGGCAAAAAGGTGCCATACTACTCCACTCTATTGGTGACCCCACTAAAGACTTCGATAATCGATTGCACGGAGGTATCGGCCAGTTTCAATGCCGTGGGTATACCGGGAATGGAGTATTACGCGGATCTATATCAACTATCGCAGGCTCATGCTCAGCCTGGGAGTCTGGAGAAACAGAGGACCATGAATCCCGTGCTCAGGGACAATGTGGCCAAGATCCTGATGGCCATTCGACCGCTGAGTCTATGTTGA